GTTTGTGGCAGTGGTGTTGTTCTAAACACCTTGTTTGTATGTACACTAAATGATTGTCTTTTAGAGCTGTTGAGGTCTCCCTTCTCTGTGTGCTAGAGGTGTTTTAAGTTggtaagagcatctccactcgtaCCCCCTATATTTCATCCGGCGCATGGCCATATTGGCGCCGGCGCAACAATTTGTTTGGGGTGGAACTGGCACCCAGACGAACCCCCAAACATCGCTCCCCCAAATTTAGTTTGTGTCACTGATAGTGGTGGCCCGCGCTGCTTTTCAGCTTcagccggcgcccccgctgGCCCCCCTTTGAGAAGGGAGTGGattgggggcgccggctaaaTTGATGCGCTAGGCTGGCTACTTTTTGATTTTGGGGGAGCGACTGGGTCAGTTTtttggcgccggcgcccccataACCCGTTTGTGGGCCTTTAGGGGGagcggctggagatgctctaagaaGTATATTTCAGGAAACCTCGGGTTCCATTGTCGTAGCTGTAAAGCTGTAAGAAACCTTAGTTTCTCTGGTCAGTATCATTTCACAAAACTTAACCAACCAATTCCGCACCTTGGCACGTCAACAATATGAACCATACTTGTGTACCAGTACTTCAGGTGGGGACGACATGTTATCATGGGTATTAATTGGTTAGTAATTAGGATGTTGTTTCCGGAACCATATCAGTCCAACACCCATCTCATGTGTTACCAGCCATAAATCCAGTTTTCTTCAAATACAAGTCTACAACCATAAAACGTGGGTGTCTTTGTGATTTACTCTTGTTAGAGATCACTACCTGGACGTAAACCTTTCTTTGGTGTGAACATTTGGGACAAATAGCTTACCaggttctttctttttggacATTGATAATGCAAAGTGCAAGAAGTGTGCTCATTGATGTTTTTCAATTGAACACGTACAAGTACAGCACATGTGCACGTTTAGTTTGTTCTTCGGCTTAAACAGAAATATGCCTGAGTGATCTCTCAATATCTTCGCATAGTCCATCTAAGTGAAATTTTGGGTTAAGTGAGATGTTGTTTGTGTCATATAAAAATTGATTATAAAGAAAAGTTGTTCCACAGATTGCAAGCGAATGAAGAGCTTGTCCTTACACCCTTTGAGAAGAATATTGATATCTGGAGACAGCTCTGGAGAGTGCTTGAACGCAGTGATTTGGTAAGTACATCTATCTGAGAAACCTGTGGTATAATTGAGGTTATATCATCGTTAAGTATGAACTCCTTTGTCATTTACACTTAACCAATTACTCATCAGTACACCACTAGTATAGCCAAtatcttgtatttttttttttgggggggggggggggcatgaGGACATGCATGTGCACACTCATCCATCATCATCAATGTCCAATCATCTTGTAAACTTTGTGCCTAACTGCAATGTGTCCTCATTCGAAACACTGACCTGTGTACTTTCTGTATTCTTCATCTCTTTTTAAGTTAAGATGGCTCTCTAACATCTTAGTAGTACTGGAGGTTTGTTTGCAGCCGTGACTAGTCCTACTCTTTCTTATAATGACCTGACATTTCAGGAAATTATGTGGAAATACTGactcttttccttctttattGAAGCTCGTGATGGTTGTCGATTCTCGAAATCCGTTGTTCTACCGTTGCCCTGATCTTGAGGTATTTAGTTCAAAGAAGTCCAGTACTCTATACTTTTTCAGCTGTTATGGGTTTAAGTAACTTGCATGGCTGTCTATTTGAATACATCTTCAATTTTCCATTTAGGCTACAAGACCGATGACTAGAGTAAATCTGTTTGCAAGTGCTCGTTGTTGCATTAGTTGTTCTCTCATTTTCTCGAAACATTGAAAATATAGTTCACTATGAAATTCCATTGCTGCTTGAAACTTCAAACTGCATATAAGATTCAAGGCATCATCAGTAGTTTCATTCTTTGCTGCCTTTATTCTCAGATAACTATTATCTAGATTAAGCAGAAATTGTGAAACCATGAAGATCTCTTGGGCATGTAAATATGACATCTTTTAAAGAAGTACTAGTGACGTGATTTTGTTGGGTTGTTTGTCAGTTTGCATCCCCTGCTGCTATAGAACTGTGTTTTTTTACAGGTAGTTATAGaactgtgttttttttacaggtAGTTATAGAACTGTGTTAACTGTTAGCAATCTAGTTATGAGCTAACATAGAAGAAAATCTTGTCACATGATGTTATAGAACTCTGTTCTGTTTATTGTACTGTGGATTTTTGCAGTTCTCTGTTGTCTTCTGACATGTATCTTTGCCTACTTACTCAGGAATACGCACAGGAAATTGATGAGCACAAGAGAACGCTGCTCCTTGTAAACAAGGCTGATCTTTTGCCACTGGATGTCAGGTTAGTAGTCCCTTGGAGGAGCATCTTTTGATTTCCCAAATACCTTTACTGTCTGGGTGATCCATGACATTTTCTTAATTTGGAAAATGCAGGCGGAAATGGGCAGATTACTTCAAGCAACATGATATTCTCTACTTATTCTGGTCTGCTAaagctgctactgctgctttAGAGGGGAAAAAGTTAAGCGGCTACTCCACAGAAGAATCACCAGATCTTGACACAAAGATATATGGCCGGAATGAACTCTTGGTGCGGTTGCAGGGTGAAGCAGAGTATATTGTGAGCCAAAAGGCTACATCAGTTGCTGGAGAGGATCATGAATCTAGTTCTAATTCTGCCATCGTGCGACCCAAGCATGTGGTTGTTGGATTTGTTGGTTATCCAAATGTTGGGAAGAGTTCAACTATCAATGCGCTGGTAGGTCAGAAGAAAACTGGTGTAACTTCTACACCTGGCAAAACGAAGCATTTCCAGACACTGATAATCTCTGAAGAGCTCATGCTCTGCGATTGTCCTGGTCTGGTCTTCCCTTCCTTTTCAAGCTCAAGGCATGAGATGGTAGCTTGTGGCGTCTTGCCAATTGATAGAATGACAAAGCACAGGGGAGCAATTCAAGTGGTGGCAAATCGTGTGCCAAGAGAGATCCTAGAACAGGTTTACAAAATCACCCTGCCAAAGCCCAAGGCATATGAGCAAGCATCTCGACCACCAACTGCTGCTGAGTTGTTGCGGGCATACTGCACATCTCGAGGGCATGTCAGCCATGCTGGGCTGCCTGATGAGACCAGAGCTGCTCGACAGATACtgaaggattacattgatggAAAGATTCCCCATTTTGAGCTTCCTCCTGGTGAGATAGACGCTGGAACTGACATGGAGGACACCAGTGATGTAGAAGACTCCAACACTGCAGCAGATGATCAAGAAGATGACATCGCTTCTGATGAACATGACGAAGAAATCAATCGAGCTGAACCAAATATCAGTCATGCCCTAAGCGACCTTGAATCTTTCGACCTGCATGGCGAAGTGTCCAAGGCTTccacaaagaagaaagaatcaTCCCACAAGCACCACAGGAAACCCCAGAGGAAGAAGGATCGTTCATGGAGGGTGGGAAACGATGGTGCCGATGGATCGGGGGTTATAAGGGTGTTCCAGAAACCTGCCGTTAATCTTGCCGCCACTAGCACTAGCGTTGTAGGTTAGTGCCTCAGTTTTGCTGGCTTGTGTTCTGTTGTTGAGTCCCTTTGCTGTAGGCTGCAGGCTTGTAGCCTCCTTCACAGCACAGTAGTTCTCGGTCTGTTTTGATGGAAAAGCTTGTAGAAACTATACCAATCACCTCAGAATATTTCTACATTTGTTTCAATCAATTTTCTGTGTTTACTGTAGGTTAAATCAATTTTCAATCATTAGGCGATGTGTGGTGAATTTTACGCCCACGTTTTTATGTGAGCAAGATTCGTTTGTTTGGTGAAAGCATGAGGCTCCGGTTGTATCATTATGCACATTGTACAGCATCTACGACAGATTCGCACCAACATTGAACAGCTTGAGAACCACAGATTTGGAAACTCGATTGCAAAGCTTACACACTAGTACCCAAAGAATGTTACACAAACGCATTTCAACCACTCGATTCAGTGCTCAAATTCGTCCGCAGATGTGCAAAACTAACCaaatactacctctgttcctaaatactactccctcagatcctaaattattgtcgcggttttagtacaaatctgaactaaaaccacgacaagaatttaggatcggagggagtataagaaaTTCTAAATTTGTCtcaagtcaaatttcttaaactTTGATTAAGTTTTAGAAAAAACTACCAACATctagaacttcaaattagTTTCATTAAATCTGCCATTACATATGCACTCATAGCATACTCATTTGACATTATAGATCTTAACAGATTTtcctataaatttggtcaaacttgaagaagttgACTAGAAGTTGGAACAAAGCTAAGACTTCTTATATCTAGGAACAGGTATTAGATAGCAGCGAATCTCACCAGCACGATGTACTATACAAGATAAACTCTGCATCTATCATAGTACGCAATCTTGGAACTTCAGATTAATAAACACCCGGCCATTCTTTGACaatcttgtttctttttcactTTTCAGAACTGATTACTGGACGAACTAGTGCTTGTGAATTGGCTAAACATAGTAGCAGATCAGCACAAGTCACAAGAGCTAAGGCCTAAGGGCATCCGCAATCATGTGCTCTTGTCAAATGTCAATTGTTTGCTAAACAAGCATCAGATCAGCGCAAGTCACAAGAGCTAAATGTCATCGGCAATCATGTCAAAGTATCCATTCACAGGATTATTAAATCTCTCCATATAATCCATGAGTTAGAACTCAGAAAACGTACTGTATATAATTTCTGCCCAAAGAATATCAATCATTCTCTTCGAGAAACCACCCTCTCCCATCTTGCAGAAAAAAAACCGACATGTAGGATGCCCCAAATCTCACAAAAAATTGCAAGATCCCACCTAGGTGTGGGATTACGCAGCGAgatcctccttctccttctcctcagCTTGCTTCTTGTCGCTTTGttcctcctcggccgccgcaGGCTGCGAGCCTGGGTAGGGCTCGGAGGCCTCGCTGGCCTTGGCGGCCTCGAGATCCTCCGCCATGGCGCGCTCGGCGCGGAGAATGGGCTCGTAGTAGTCCTGGTGCTTGTCCATGCACCTGCGCAGCGTGGCGGTGACCTCGTAGCATCGCTCCGCGACGTCGCCGCCTTcgacctccgcctcctccacgcaTTTCTCCCACGCCACGAACTCCTCCTTGCACCCGCCGCCCTTCATAAACAGGCAAAACCCGcactccccttcttcctccgcgcCGGCTTCCGCGTTGGCGTCCAAGACCACCgtctcccccgcctcctccgcgccgccgccgggagcATCTGCTGCGGCtacggctgcggctgcggcggcggtggactGGGTCTCTTCTTTCGCTGGTGGATCAATGGCCTCTGGGGTCGCAGCGGCAGCGGATGCGGCGGTGGGAAGCGGGATATTCTCTTTGGCTGGTGGATCGGCAGGCGCGGCGGCCTCCGGtggaggggaggcggcggaggcggcgattCCCATGGCTTGGGTTTTTTGCTTACTGAATCGGAGGCTTCTAGCTCTCTCTTGTGTGGGGACTGGGGACGAGAAGCTTAAACCCTACTCCTATTTGAGTTCCTTTGGGCCTAAACTAGTAGGTTGAGTAAGCATGGCTAGAAAGAGCCCAGCCCATGTGCAATTTTACTATATTTGCGAAGCCCAAGGCCGGGAATTAGAGCATATTCAACGAGGTCCTATTTAGTTTCTAAGtcgctcaaaagaaaaaaagaaaaaaaattagtttcTAGGGAACAAGACGAAAAACGTTTTCAACAGGACCCATattttcctctaaaaaaaaacaggacccatatttttccctcaaaaaaaacaagaccCTTATTTGAAAGAAATTTCcatgatgacgatgatgatggAGGGTTGATATTTAAGGGCTATTGCTAAAGATTGAATTGAAATAGGGGCTGAAAAATTTAGTGAGCAATCCCTACACAGGAGTTAGGGTCGCTGTTTTAGGTTTCATGTAGTTCCATGATTCGTTGGATACAAGATTCCGTATGAATCAGCGTAAAGGTTACATTTATGCTCCTTTGTTTCGTAATATAGTACATATATTAAGTTTCTATAAACAATGTTTTGACTAAAGTTACAACATTAATATGTGGTTCATATGACATGATATTAATTAAGAACGTAAATGTGTTATAAAAAATGCTTACTAATAGCCGTGGTTTCATATTTTGCTAGTCACATAATATAaggtatgtttggtttgtgaCGAAGTTTGCTCTGCCAAAATATTTTGCAGCTTATAAAATTTGGTCCTTATTTGGTTGGTTACTGAAATTTTGGTTGTCCATGGAATGAATCTTACCAATTCACCTCACAATCCCTTCAGAAATcttgccaaatttttggccACCTAAGGGTTAAGAAATTTttgaccaatattttggctatCCAATGGTTAGTAAATTTGGGTAGCAAACTTTGTCACAAACCAAAGGTACCCATAATAATTACTGATCAAAATCTTTTCTTAACAAAACTTAATACACCTTATATTATAGAACAAAGTTGAGGCAACCATCGGAGTATTTTTCAAGCACAGCTCCAACCCTATCCCATCCTGGTTATCAGAGCCTACATCCTGTACTAGTGGTGTTTTTCTCCCAACGATCAATGGCTCCTGATTCAACACTTGGTCATTCATCAATGGTACTGATAAGTTTGTTGTTATTTCAGagtatgttttgtttttgcccGTCTATATatatcatactccctccgatccatattaattgtctcaaatttgttcaaatatggatgtatctatgactaaaaaacgtctagatacatgcaatatttcgacaactaatatggatcggaggaagcaCCAATTGCCAACCATTTACTAAACTGGATGAGATTTGCTTGTCTATGGTTGGCTAATTTTTTGCAAGAATTGTAAAAGGAAGATGTTGGGTGAGTGGCAACATTTCATTGACAATCAAAAAATTGGCAATCAATCAAACAATGACCAATAAattgccaaaaatttggtaagAAAAATTTGGACAAAAAGCAAACAATTCATCAGTTTTCTCGTTACGATTTTTCTTGTAATTGGTCTTATTTCTAGATGGCCTGATAAAGTGTTGGTTTGACATCTATCTTAGGAGGAGACACGtgtctttttttcaaaatctttaGGTGTAGATTTGATTACCTAACACTTGTAGTTTCATCACTGGAACTCTAAAAGCATTGGAAAACATTGACATGCACTATCAAAGAGGACGATTTATAATTTCATTTACGAGATATAGGAgtactagttttttttcctctttttacCGTGCCTTTTTCTCTTTAACTAATGAAGTTCCGTAGTCTCTGTTTTCTTTATGATCCGTGTCAGTTTGTTTCTTAGTCATAAAGTCATGTCCTAGTTGCTTTCAAAGAATGCTAGTACTGCACTTTCTTAATTAGTACttcttccgtcccatattaagtgacccaaatttgttaaaatatgaatgtatccaTGTCTAAAAGTcatctagatatatgtaatagaaagtcacggacggagggagtaccactTTACTTCAGCTTTTGGTAATTTACTccaaacaaatactccctccgtccaacaaaggatgtctcaagtttgtcaaaatttggatgtatctagacataacttagtgtatagatgcattcaaatttaattaaagttgagacatttttgttgaacggagcaAGTATTTTTTTCGGCAGGCTGGCATGCCTGCATTGCCTGCGCCGGCTCGACTGCATCAGCTTGTCTCCGGGTTCGGGAGAAGATGCCACGTCGTCGGAGAGGTGTCACTTTCATGGATTCATGCATGCCAAATTTCCTGTGCAGATTACAGTTTTGGTCTTCCTCGCGGACAAAATTGGTAGGTATACGTactaatttaattttctttgcaCGAGCGGCTTCTGTTTTCACATAACACTGCAACGAACTACCGTGCAGGCTTACGAACGGGCAGATAATTTACTACTCTAACCTTTGTAGATTCCAAGAATCTAACAGCAACGGGAACGAAGAACCGGTCAGCTCGTACTTTTGGAGTACTTGGAGATTGCTTCTACATCGGCGGCTGTCGACTGTGACTTGGCAAATGTTGACACGTTCCTCACGGCCAGCTACGCACGGATTTCCTGGGGACATCGGATCATCCAACATATAACCATTGTTATTTCAAGTAGTAGTGCATTTAGTAGCGAGTTTATAATCGAGAAACAGTACGGTGTCCCCAGTGAAAAGACACTCCTATAATCTAATCCAAATTCGTGGGTAGCGGTGGTGGGTCCATTGGCTCGCTGGCGTTTTCTTCATGTGCGCGGGACCCAGCAGACAGTAAGTAGGAGCTAGCGTTTGAGGTGCCAGGCTTTTTTACCTGATTGTTTGAGCTAAGTACGGACTGAGAGCAGCTTTTGTTTAAGCCTCTTTTTGGGTACAGGTGGCCGCCAGTCAGTCCGATTCAGCAATGAATGATGTTGAAGGGTCCACCTCGTGGATTCAGCAATCCAATCCACAGCCACGCGAACTGGAATTACGAGCTGGCAACCATCTTCTGGTGATCAAGTCGAgaaccttcttctccttccttgcGCAGCATCCAGTGACGagccttcttcttttgtataaggctggtcatagtggggaTTAATTTAAATTAGTACTAACATGCATACGTTGCTAGTCTAAGTTACTACCTTCGTAGTGATTATTAACTTATGTGTGGTGTCATGTATTGTGTCATTAATTGTCTTCTAGACTCATTttgtcttgatttgtgtgatgttatggtaacatatttAGTTACCACCTCActctctttatttatttatttattgtcatgccatgtcaccaaaatgtCTAGTTGACATCTATGTTACTACCCAAGTTACTTGCACTGTGACCAGCCAAATCCAGAGACGCGTGTGGGGTTTACTGCAGTGCCGACGTCTCCTTGGTTACCGTGCCACCGCGGATGTGAGTTTAGGACCAAGCATATACAATTTCTTAAACTAGGACTCCCGAATAACGTTAGGATCATGGGCGTatttttctcttatttggaAACACTTTATCGGCGTCTAGCCAGTGAACTTGGACTGGTTTCTGTTTGTAAGCGAGgattttctgtttgtttggacGTACGTGCCGAATCTAAGCCGATGATCACGTCTCTTTCACTCACACGACCACCGCAACGCACGTCTGCTTTTAACCCTTTATTAGACTTCTAACATAAATGAAGAAGCCTTCTTAATTAATCAGTCCAAGAATCACTTAATTAGTTGACATGGTTTGCTCATTTTTCGATTTGCTCAAGGCGAGCGTCAAAACGGCCGGTGTGCAAGAACTCTTCTTCAGTATGTGCTACAGCCAGAAATCCAGGGCACAAATGCTGGGGCGTGCTGGCCTTGTAGCGTAAATCTTCGTGGCACGGGCCCATCACGAAGCATGTAATAGCAGAGAGGAGGACAAGGGAAAGAACCGGAGGTGCAAAGGACTGAAGAAGGCTGTACCGGGGGCGAGGCCTACGTTTAGCGTAACTTGCAGACTTCTGCACAACAAGTTAGGTAAATTTTTACCATAGCTTACCGTACTACTGGTCATATTATATTTTCTTCGTCTCATATTTAgtgctgaaatattacatgtatctatacgtaTTTTAGtttatagatacgtccattttACACAATTTTGATTTACTACacggtttaaaaaaaaactgtattATACTTCTCTAGTCTAGACTGCTGTCTATACTCCGTATGAGTTTAATTTTCCAGACAAATACTCCTTTTCGGGATTCACCGCAACAACCACGCCGGCGCCCAGCTTCCGTCCACACGATGCACATTCCAAAGGAAGGACGTTGCATCGTGAGTCAAGTCTCGAGGACCATATTTATTGAAAAGAATGTTCCGAGGACTGAAACGCGATGTGCTGCTGCGCCGGCGTGTCTTTACTGCAATTCGGGCCGTCCTAGCGCCACCGCCACAGCTGTCTCCGTTGGACAGACCGGGTCACCGGAATCACTGCATTGGTGCGTGGCAAGGGACATCGAGGCTGCCGAGGCAGccacataaaaaaattaaccGCTTTTCTGTTTCCTACGTACCCAACGTTTCCTTGCGTACCCAGATCACCTCTCTCACACTTTTTTTACCTTTGCTAACTGTCTTGTCCAAATAGCAGTACTAGTAGTCTAGCAGTAGTACTATATAGACAAGTAGTTCCACAGGCACAAGCATCTAGACAACTACCACATGCACGACAATTTGTAATGTGTACAAGCCTCGGCATCCAATGCACTTTCACCTGTGAGGCGGGTTCCATTTTGGTAATTATTTTTTACCTCCGGCTCAAATGATGTTGGGTGAAAATACCAATTGATGTCccaaaatatttcaaaatacttgtGTGTGTATAAATTCCACGGTCATTACATGGAGCTGCAAATATTTTCATAAAATAGGGCTTTTGTGACTGTGCCAAAGCAACAAATTCGGAGCACACCAACTTCTACGGTAGAAGTAAGTCCATGTCGTAAGCGAGCGAGTGCAAAACGGGTTCCGATGCTCGTTGTTGTGCCGCCACCGTGGGATCGTGGAAGAGAAAGGAAGAGACATAACTAATTCCTTTTTTAAGTGACTTTTGCATAGGTTATGGGTAGGGTTAAATGAGTTAGACGAAGTTGTTTTTCACTCGTTTAAAGTTAACATCATTGTGGGGGTAAGGGGACTTACAGCTGTAGCCATGTGAGTTGGAAGCTTGGATTTCATTAATAGGATGTTTGTGCTCATGTGATTGAAGCTTCGACCTTGTAGGTAGAAAGTTTATGTTTAAGGTCGGGAGCTCCGATTTTATGAGTAGGAATTATGTGTCCGACCAGCTGGAAGAAGTTTGGGTTTCCGAGTTAGATGTTGTGGTTCGTGTTGTTCAGAAGACATTGTCTTGTATTGAATGAAaattttatgatttttttcataaagagttatatgtatttttttgtggCAAGCTATATTTCATGCAGTTTTGGCCATGGTGGTATAAAtaggagaaaaatatataggTCCCAAAGGAGAGTGTGTTAAACATTCCGACAACGCACACCATGATGGGATGAAATGGTTCCgtccattccaaaatataagtatagacattttttttaccacaagTAAAGTATAGGCACATTGCTTCAGACGGAAACGGAAGAAGGTAATAGGCTTCAAATTAAACATAGATGCTAGTATATAGAGCCCAATATTGAACTAAATAAACGACTGGGTTTTGAGATCTTGACACGGCTTAAGTGCATCATCAGCACCGAAAAATTGTACTCACTCCATTTTAAAGTACACGACTTGCTGCTTCTTCCGTCTgaaaaatttatacaaatacaCGTCAGTTATTtcggaacggaaggagtacaataTTTGTTGAccgtcaaactttttaaattttgactaaGCTTACAGCAAAAGAGATCAAACATGGTGCCAGATTAAGATCACAAGGTCCATCCGTCCATCGATGTCTTCTTCTGTAAACTAGatcaattttaaaaaattggaCGGCCAACAAATATCGGAAACAGAGAGAGAGTAGCGCGGCCATAGATATGCTGAGCCATGCCGTACGCGAATCCAACAAGACGCAACGCAGCGCGCTCTGCCTCACGCAGCGGAGGCAACGGAGAGAGTTGCATTTCGAAATAACAAAGCCGCGTCGAGGCCAGAACCGCACAAAGGaaaaaccaaaccaaaatgttttttttttctttctctttcgcCAATCGCCActccccttctcctctctctctcctcgtCCTTCGTCCCTCTCCGTCCCCGCGTTCGTCTCCTCCGCTCCAACCAAAACCAAACCACCCCCAGATTTGCACCTTGCCCCCCAGGGATCCCCCGAATTCCCCGTTCCATCCCACCCCCGCGCCGCGCACCGCCCGGCCGGCCTCCCGAATTCCCACTCTCGCTCCAAATCTCCCGGGGTGGGCGCCTTGGcgcgcgctctctctctccctccctcccgccAGCGCTCCCGGCGATCGCATCGCGTCAGGCCGGACAAGCGGGACCCGACAAATCGCGCGGTGCCGCGGCAGCCCGAATCTCGCTGCCCCGCCCGCGGGGaatctagggttccggcggccAATTCACGGGCTCTGGCGGttgtggccgcggcggcccgcGCCTCGTAGGCCGGGCGCCGGCGCGTAGGTGGGGATCTCGAGGCCTGCCAACCCTAGGAGGCAGAGTGAGGCTATGGACGTGGACTCGCGCATGACGACAGAGTCCGACTCCGACTCCGACGCCAccacggccgcggccgcgctaGGCAGAGGCTCCGGGAGCGagacctcctcctcgtcggcccCGTCCACGCCGGGGACGCCCACGGCAGCTCCGGCTTCGCCAGCTGTCGCAGGCTCGGGACCGAGGCCGGCGCCAGGGTACACGGCCGTCACCGCGGTGATcgagaagaaggaggacgGCCCGGGGTGCCGGTGCGGGCACACGCTCACGTCAGTG
This is a stretch of genomic DNA from Brachypodium distachyon strain Bd21 chromosome 1, Brachypodium_distachyon_v3.0, whole genome shotgun sequence. It encodes these proteins:
- the LOC100833459 gene encoding uncharacterized protein LOC100833459, with the protein product MGIAASAASPPPEAAAPADPPAKENIPLPTAASAAAATPEAIDPPAKEETQSTAAAAAAVAAADAPGGGAEEAGETVVLDANAEAGAEEEGECGFCLFMKGGGCKEEFVAWEKCVEEAEVEGGDVAERCYEVTATLRRCMDKHQDYYEPILRAERAMAEDLEAAKASEASEPYPGSQPAAAEEEQSDKKQAEEKEKEDLAA
- the LOC100831003 gene encoding GTPase LSG1-2 gives rise to the protein MAGGGGGKKDRGEGLGRALVRQRNKAAAAAKARGQALVISRRAQQALPLESVIEVSDIDAVLQRAAEEELLHGDDAEGAAALTAALGSGLIDLDGTGDTEEERRLLREEQEALHADSLRVPRRPPWTAQMTTEELDSNEKRAFLEWRRNLARLQANEELVLTPFEKNIDIWRQLWRVLERSDLLVMVVDSRNPLFYRCPDLEEYAQEIDEHKRTLLLVNKADLLPLDVRRKWADYFKQHDILYLFWSAKAATAALEGKKLSGYSTEESPDLDTKIYGRNELLVRLQGEAEYIVSQKATSVAGEDHESSSNSAIVRPKHVVVGFVGYPNVGKSSTINALVGQKKTGVTSTPGKTKHFQTLIISEELMLCDCPGLVFPSFSSSRHEMVACGVLPIDRMTKHRGAIQVVANRVPREILEQVYKITLPKPKAYEQASRPPTAAELLRAYCTSRGHVSHAGLPDETRAARQILKDYIDGKIPHFELPPGEIDAGTDMEDTSDVEDSNTAADDQEDDIASDEHDEEINRAEPNISHALSDLESFDLHGEVSKASTKKKESSHKHHRKPQRKKDRSWRVGNDGADGSGVIRVFQKPAVNLAATSTSVVG